GTTGAGCCCTTTACCGGTCCCTGCGATCAGCCGGAAGAGTTCCCTCCTCTGGTGGGCACCTCGAGAGGACCAATGCTTTTTGGTACTTACTACCGCACCCACCTCCGGCAGCTTGCCTTGAGGCGGCTTGGTCTCGAATCGCAGCCTGTTGCGGCTGCTGGGTGCAGCTCGGAACTTGATATGCTCTGGCAGGAATATGCCCGGATGGCAAATCTATTATAAGTCCGGATATGCAAGCGCTAAGATTGTCCGTGTGGATGTCCACTTTCGGCATAGAGGTTCGCTGCCCAGTACCCTGCCGGGTTGCCCACATCAAACCCTTTGCCGCTCAATTCCACAGCCAGCAACCCCTTTTCTCTGGCGATAGCCTGCACAACAGGGACGTCATCCACCTCACCTTCGGCGAGAGGCCGAATTCTTTCCACATAGTCGAAAAAATGCGGCAAATAAATGCCTCCTCCGAAGCTCTTTAGCCTATCTTTTGCCGACTCGGCAGGTGGACGCTCTGGTAGTTTGTCAGAATAGCTCAGGACCCGCATGACCCGCCTGGACTCCGCTGTCATCGGCTCCACCTCCAGGAAACCAACATTGCCGAAAGTGGTTGTCTCCTCAGGCGTCAACCAGAGCGCTCCTATGGTATCCATACCAAAACGAGTGAAAAAGGGCAGCATTTGTGCCACCACCGGCAAGCCATCCAGCAACACATTGTCAGGAAAAATGAGGGCAAAGGGCTCATTGCCGACAAAATCCCGACACAAACTCACCGCATCAGCTATGCCGACAGGTTGGTGCTGGACAAAGAAAGAAAATTTACATGAGCGGAAAAGAATCTTGGTATGAGCCTCCACTCGCGGTCCAACAAACTGATGCTGGTCTTCGAGTATGAATTGCCTGATGTTCTCCTTTTCAGGACTGATAACTATGGCAATTTCACGAACCCCGCTCGCAGCCAGGGCTTCTATGCTGTGAACAATGAGAGGCTTTGCTGCCACCATGAGCAGCTCTTTTGGCAGATCACCAGCTACCGATCTTACCCGGCTCCCCTTGCCCGCTGCTGGAATTATCGCTTTACTGACTCTCGTAAATGACACGGTATGTCTCCATAACCACATCTGCCATGAGGTTCTCATAGGCCCGATCGCGTATCTTTTGTTGCGGCTTCCATTCCTCTTCCCATAGACCTTTTTTCTGCACAAACACCTGCATGGTCAGCGACGTCTTGTTGCCTGCCGCCAGGGATTTGAAGTTGGCAATGACCTTGCTGCGATATCTGCCATCCACAAGCCAGTCTGTTTGCAGCTGCTGTGGTGAATCTGTGGCAGGCTGCAACACGAAGTTCTTTTTCTGCAGCACTCTCTCCACTGCCTGTCGGACTATTGGCTCCGGGGCATCGATAACCTGGCTGGCAGGCTTATTGGGAACCCCTTCCAGGCCACCGGTAGGAGTGGTACATTGCCCCAGGGCAGACAATAAGAACAGTAGCAGGGCCGTAAGCCCGTACCTGGTACACCTGTGCATTTCTTCTTTTCCTCTCACTACACAGGAGTTTTGCGTTGACAACCGCTCCGTGGCTA
Above is a window of Deltaproteobacteria bacterium DNA encoding:
- a CDS encoding 2-C-methyl-D-erythritol 4-phosphate cytidylyltransferase; the protein is MSFTRVSKAIIPAAGKGSRVRSVAGDLPKELLMVAAKPLIVHSIEALAASGVREIAIVISPEKENIRQFILEDQHQFVGPRVEAHTKILFRSCKFSFFVQHQPVGIADAVSLCRDFVGNEPFALIFPDNVLLDGLPVVAQMLPFFTRFGMDTIGALWLTPEETTTFGNVGFLEVEPMTAESRRVMRVLSYSDKLPERPPAESAKDRLKSFGGGIYLPHFFDYVERIRPLAEGEVDDVPVVQAIAREKGLLAVELSGKGFDVGNPAGYWAANLYAESGHPHGQS